CAAGAAAGATACGGTTGAAGACTCAAAAAAGCCGAAGATAAAGACCAATTACACAAATGGTATTATTCCGCACTTGTCCCAGGTTCGCTAAAGCAAAATTTTAGAGCCGAAGTTGGTGTGACTTTTGATGAAAAATACTATGGATTCAACGATAATTTTGCAAAATTAAATTTTGGCGCTTCGCTTGCTGATATTGCAAAAGGAAATGCCAAAGTTGTCGAAAATCTTGTCTCAGGTCCAAGTCTTGAATTTCGGCTAATAATCGCAAATGCCTGAAATTTATACACAACAGCCCAATCAATTTCTAACTCAAGTTTGCCTTGATACAATTTTGTTGCTCCTGATAACAAAATCACTTCAAAACCTGATTCAAAAACGCCGCGAGATTTTTATCAAGAAGCAAACACAATTAAACTTGTTGACCAAACCGGGGAAATCTATTACACCAAAAACCCTGAAGATGAAAAGAAGAAAAATTTTGAAAATGTCAATGATGCAACTAAACAATTCCAGGCACCCCAATTTGAGATGTTAAAAGCGCGAATGAAAGCGCTACTTGATGATTTTTATGCCAAAAATAACATTCCTGCTGACCAAAAAGTCGAATGAACCAACCACAGTTTTTTTGTAAATGCTGGAAACAAAGAAATTGGCGCAGTTACTAACGGTGCAAAAGCGATAATGGATCTTGATCCACGACTCAAAATTAACGTAATTTGGCCAATAACAGACAGAACTCGCCGGGCAAATTATTTACTAACTCGAACTGGCGGGGTTGATTTTGGTGGTTGAGGCTATGATTATGACGGAATTGGATCGGTTTTAGACGGTAAAATTCAGCGAAACGGAGTGGGTTATGCAATGTTATCAGCTATTTATGCCCAAGGTCCTGAGTCAAAAATAGCAAAATCTTATCCGCACGTGTATCGTTATGCTCTTGGAGTTAAAGATTTTTTTGATAAATTTGCCAAAAAAGGTTATATAAGAGAGTTTAAAGACTGAAAAGATGGCACAAATTCACCTGATTTTGGCGCTCATGACCAACACTTGGCTCCAGATCTTACCTATTTTTTTACTGGTGAAGTCAAAGAAGTTCCTGATCCAAATGATGCAACTAAAAAAATTATGGCATACAAAACTTTTGTCGATACAATTAATGAAAACCAAAAAAACAACCAAGAAAAAGCGTCTTTTGACTTTCACGCCCAGTCAGCAATTTTCAATTTATCTTACCAAGAAGAACATACCGATGAAGAACTAATTCAATTAAGCGCCGAATTAAGTTCACTTTTAGGTTTTGGACTTAATGATCTTTTGAATGTACCATCTTCGACTCCTTATGCATTTTTAGAAAATCCAAATATTTCAATTCCTTATGCAAATAACACTTATTCAGGTTATGTTCCGCCTGACATGATTTCGATTATTCCACTAAAGGAAAAACACCAAAAATTAACTAAAAAAGGAACAAATTAGCAATGATTTTAAAATATACTCTTAAACGTCTAGCACTTGCGCTTTTAACTTTTATTGCAATTTATATTTTAGTTTTTGTTTTACTTGCTAATTTTTCGCCTGATCCTTTTGGCGATATTATCGATAAAGGCGCAAAAGGATCTGACCAGGCTAAAAAAATTGCTGATTTACATGCAAAATATTATTTTGACCAGCCAACTTTGACAAGACTAGCTTATTATACAGCCGATATTTTCAAAGGAAATTTTGGCGCACGGTTCAAAACCGGTGAAGATGGCAAAATTCCAGAGTTATTTTTCATGCCTTTGCGCTATACAATTTTAGTTTCGCTGCCTTCTTTTTTAATAAGTAGCACTTTAGGACTGATTCTTGGAACAATTGCTGCTTATCGGCGTGATCGACTTGAAGATGCAGCAATTTCGGGAATTTCAACTTTTTTTGTTGCAATTCCTTCGTTTGTCCTAGCACCTTTTGTTGTTTTAATTGCAATTCAAATCGGACTACCTTTTGAGTTTAAAGATGCCGAAACCTACGGGAGTCTAACTTCTTTTGCCTCACTTTTACCGCCAATTTTTGTCTTTAGTATTACTTCGGTTGCTGGTTATGTTTTTTTAGTTCGAAACCAAGTTATTAGCGTTTTGTCTTCTGAATATATTTTGATCGCAAAAGCAAAAGGGCTTTCAAAGTTAGACATTTTTGTCAAATATGTCTTAAAAAATGCCGCAATTCCGCTTGTAAGATCATTAATTTTTTCTTATATTATTCTCCTTTCAGGTTCAATTGTGCTTGAGCAATTCTTTAGAATTCCCGGTTCTTCAACCGTTTTAGTTAATGCTGCCTTTGATGGTGAGATTAATATTTCAATGTTTTCAATTATTTTCTTTACTTCACTGTCATTAGTTGTTGATATTATTGGTGATTTAAGTTATGTTTTTATGGATCCGCGAATTTCTTTTGGTCAAGACTCACCAATAAGTTACTGAGCGCGAATTAAAAATTGAAAAGCACGTAATTATCGCGCCGCGGAGGAAAAAAATGCTCGATCCTAAAGAATTTAACCAAAAATATAATCTCAAAGAAAACCAGACAAAACTCCTAAAATTAGCTAGTTTTTCGGAAAAAAACTACCAAGTAACAGGAAAAATTGTTGAGCTCTGAAAAGATACAGTCCAAAAATTTTTCAAGTCAAAAATCTCACTTATTTCCACGTTTTTATTTCTTAGTGTTTTAATTATTGCGATTTTTACAATAATTTTTAGCCCATATAGTGTCGATAAACCAATTTCAAACGCTGATCCTTCGCTTGTCTATGAACAACTTCCGAGCACTTTAGGGACAATAAAAACGACAATTTCCACCGATATTCTTGAAAAAATCCGGGCAATTGAAGTTGAAAAAAATATTAGCCTAATTCAAGGTACAACAAAAGAATTATTCCCAAACCGTTGAGAAATTAACGTCAATCCTTATCAAGTCATGAGTGCGCTTGAAAATGGTAAGAATTTTATTTCACTAGTTGGAACAGACCAATTTGGTCGTGATATTTGACTTAGAACTTGACAAGGAACTCTAAATGCGCTTGGAATTTCTGTTCTTATTGCTTTAATTCAATTTTTAATTGGAATTACGCTCGGAACTTATCTTGGTTATCATATCGGAAGCTGAATTGACAATATTGTTCTTAGAATTATTGACATTTTTGGCTCAATTCCTTGAATTATAATCTTTATTATTTTTATTGCAATTTGAGGACCTCATACAATCACAATTATTATTCTTTTATCACTTACAGGCTGAACAGTTCCAACTTATCAAGCCCGATCTTATACTGTTATTGTTAAAGACGAAGAATATATTTATGCAGCAAAAGTAATTGGAGCTTCAAAATTCAGACAAATTTATTCACACATTTTGCCAAATATTCTCGGAAAATTACTCTCAACTTTTATTGCAAGTATTTTTTCATCAATTTCAACAATAGCCTCACTTGCTTTTCTTGGATTTTTAAAAGAAGGTCCTGATTCAGCAGCTAATTTAGGACTAATTATTAATTCATCAGTTCCTTTGGCCGACAAAAATCCAATTGCGCTGCTTTTACCTTCAATGGTTTTGGTTGCCTTAGCAGTTACAAGTCGATTTATTGCCAACGGAATTCATGATGCGCTTGATCCTCGTGTTGGAGGCAGAAAATAATGGAAAAAAAACGAATTTTAGACGTAAAAAATCTTCGTGTTAGTTTCAAAACTGGCAAAAAAGAATATCTTGAAGTTATAAGAGGTATTGATCTGAGTGTTTATTCGGGCCAAATTGTTGCCTTTGTTGGCGAGTCAGGTTCGGGAAAATCTGTCTGTTCAAGATCACTTTTAGGAATCAATAATTTTGCAAAAACAAGTTCAACAAAAATGGAAATTGACGGCATTGATGTCTCAAATTTCAAAAAAGACTATCAGTGACGACAAATCCGTGGTCAAAAAATTGGCTATATTCCCCAAGACCCCTTAGTTGCCCTAAATCCAACCCGGACAATTGGCAAACAATTGCTTGACGGCCTCAAAAACGATAAACGCTTTAAGTCAAAACAAGAAAAAATTGACTTTTTAGTTAAGCTACTTGAATCTTTTGGACTTGAAAATGCCAAAAATCGCTTTTATTCTTATCCACATACCTTATCTGGCGGAATGAAACAACGGGTAGTAATTGCAATGGTAGTAGCCGCTCAGCCTTCAATTATTATTGCTGACGAGCCAACCACGGCACTTGATCCGACAGTTCAGTCTTCTGTTTTGGCACTTTTAGATAAAATTCGCCATCAATATAAAGTTTCAATTATTTTTATTTCCCATAATATTTCAATAGTTGCGAAATTTTGTGACTATATTTATGTAATGTATGCTGGCCGTGTTGTTGAAAAAGGAACTCGCCAAGATATTTTTACCAACCCAAAACACCCTTATACTTGAGCGCTAATTTCGGCAATTCCGGAGGGTTCAAAAAAAGAAGAACTCTATACAATTAGTGGTTCCCCGCCTGATTTAAGAAATCTAACAGCTGGCGATCCTTTTGCCCCAAGAAATGAATATGCTCTTGAACTTGATTTTGAAAAAGAGCCGCCACTTATTAAAATTTCGGAGAGCCATTATGCTGCAACTTGACTTTTACATCCTTCTGCGCCAAAAGTTGAACTAAATCCTGAATTAAAAATGAGAATAAAATTATTTAAAGAAGTATTATAATGGAAATTGCATTACAGACAAAAAAATTAGAAAAATATTTTATAAACAAATTTGCAACCGTCAAAGCTGTTGATGGGATTAATTTATTGCTAAAAAAAGGTCAGATTTTAGGAATTATTGGAGAGTCAGGTTCAGGAAAAACCACAATTGGTCGCTGCCTTGTTCGTCTTTATGAAAATTTTGGTGGTCAAGTTCAACTTTTGGGTCAAATTATTTCAGGCAAAAAACTCTCACGCAAGCAAAACCTATTTTTACGAAAAAACATGCAAATGATTTTTCAAGATCCTTTTTCTTCACTTAATCAGCAAAAAAATATTTACTCAATTTTAAAAGAAACACTCGTAATTAACGGCGTAATTAAAGCCAAAATCAAAGATATTTTTCTTGACTGAAATGATCTAATTTTTCATTTTAAACGCACTCTTGAAAAAAAATATCTTGAAATTGAACTTTTAATGCTTCAAGGTCAAAATCACGAACTTGAGCAATTTTTTGCCTATTGACAAGAGCAAATCAAAATAATTGAAGATGAACTTGAAAAATTTAGTCCACAAACTGGTGATCAAAATTTAAATAACGAATTTTTTGGTCAGTATTTACTTTATTTTGAACGCAAACAAAAACTTTTTGGCAGTATTTATAATTTAGCTTATGAAAATGTGGCAAAATTACATGATTATTTTTACGAAATCCAAAAAATTTACCGTAAAAAAGAGCAGGCAAAAGTTGAGGCTGAATATCGTCAAGCACTCAAAGATGTTGAAGATCTAAGGTCACTAATTAAAGCACAAAAATCATTTTTCAAAAAAACACTCAATGAATCAGGACTTAATTTAAAAAAAGAGGCCAGTCAAGAACTGTCTAAATTCACAGATCAAAACAATTTAGTTTCATCTTATATTGCCGAATTTTTCTACGAGTACAAAATTGCAAACAATAATGCTCTAACTTCAAGAGATTTGGAAAAATATTCCTTTTTTAAAAAACAAGCAATAATTAATTGCCAAATTAGTAAATTTTTGCGCCATCACAATC
Above is a window of Mesomycoplasma ovipneumoniae DNA encoding:
- a CDS encoding OppA family ABC transporter substrate-binding lipoprotein; this encodes MKKLFIGSVLSVFSAGVLASCSIQPAWERQEWITTVNSATSAPGAFKTWTNTFTSPTIASSYYTASYLVQTVYENSVEIKQDGISDESKEKLDKSFNYSITKPTYSYESFVNAAAIVVRKKDGTELVFDSDAHEKGYLEPGQTTNSLVIKLKSDQKNSINSDFFVQALDEAESIHFFLKNDVKWVDYQGNPSQYTLKPEDYYYGFKAQRLSDPQYRASVGGSKEIDEEAQKKIPNFDPKSTYFTNTIINWYLLDLFGLDLADLDDENKYIEQYKGKNANFQGQKSVSFYKGASKDKVFFNGFYQKSLLGGMLFPAPSEFIDKRNSDTQTIKDGKPTGRFGETGEALKYGAYWYGEDFKKDQLFVSPYTQLSQETNRETWKINKYYPRTGWKDQLPYVFNKITTLYSKYPSASAFENAKFNSYREQTILAIGFDSLNDSIKNLVSSDQERYGWRLKKAEDKDQLHKWYYSALVPGSLKQNFRAEVGVTFDEKYYGFNDNFAKLNFGASLADIAKGNAKVVENLVSGPSLEFRLIIANAWNLYTTAQSISNSSLPWYNFVAPDNKITSKPDSKTPRDFYQEANTIKLVDQTGEIYYTKNPEDEKKKNFENVNDATKQFQAPQFEMLKARMKALLDDFYAKNNIPADQKVEWTNHSFFVNAGNKEIGAVTNGAKAIMDLDPRLKINVIWPITDRTRRANYLLTRTGGVDFGGWGYDYDGIGSVLDGKIQRNGVGYAMLSAIYAQGPESKIAKSYPHVYRYALGVKDFFDKFAKKGYIREFKDWKDGTNSPDFGAHDQHLAPDLTYFFTGEVKEVPDPNDATKKIMAYKTFVDTINENQKNNQEKASFDFHAQSAIFNLSYQEEHTDEELIQLSAELSSLLGFGLNDLLNVPSSTPYAFLENPNISIPYANNTYSGYVPPDMISIIPLKEKHQKLTKKGTN
- a CDS encoding ABC transporter permease, with product MILKYTLKRLALALLTFIAIYILVFVLLANFSPDPFGDIIDKGAKGSDQAKKIADLHAKYYFDQPTLTRLAYYTADIFKGNFGARFKTGEDGKIPELFFMPLRYTILVSLPSFLISSTLGLILGTIAAYRRDRLEDAAISGISTFFVAIPSFVLAPFVVLIAIQIGLPFEFKDAETYGSLTSFASLLPPIFVFSITSVAGYVFLVRNQVISVLSSEYILIAKAKGLSKLDIFVKYVLKNAAIPLVRSLIFSYIILLSGSIVLEQFFRIPGSSTVLVNAAFDGEINISMFSIIFFTSLSLVVDIIGDLSYVFMDPRISFGQDSPISYWARIKNWKARNYRAAEEKNARS
- a CDS encoding ABC transporter permease; this encodes MLDPKEFNQKYNLKENQTKLLKLASFSEKNYQVTGKIVELWKDTVQKFFKSKISLISTFLFLSVLIIAIFTIIFSPYSVDKPISNADPSLVYEQLPSTLGTIKTTISTDILEKIRAIEVEKNISLIQGTTKELFPNRWEINVNPYQVMSALENGKNFISLVGTDQFGRDIWLRTWQGTLNALGISVLIALIQFLIGITLGTYLGYHIGSWIDNIVLRIIDIFGSIPWIIIFIIFIAIWGPHTITIIILLSLTGWTVPTYQARSYTVIVKDEEYIYAAKVIGASKFRQIYSHILPNILGKLLSTFIASIFSSISTIASLAFLGFLKEGPDSAANLGLIINSSVPLADKNPIALLLPSMVLVALAVTSRFIANGIHDALDPRVGGRK
- a CDS encoding ABC transporter ATP-binding protein, whose product is MEKKRILDVKNLRVSFKTGKKEYLEVIRGIDLSVYSGQIVAFVGESGSGKSVCSRSLLGINNFAKTSSTKMEIDGIDVSNFKKDYQWRQIRGQKIGYIPQDPLVALNPTRTIGKQLLDGLKNDKRFKSKQEKIDFLVKLLESFGLENAKNRFYSYPHTLSGGMKQRVVIAMVVAAQPSIIIADEPTTALDPTVQSSVLALLDKIRHQYKVSIIFISHNISIVAKFCDYIYVMYAGRVVEKGTRQDIFTNPKHPYTWALISAIPEGSKKEELYTISGSPPDLRNLTAGDPFAPRNEYALELDFEKEPPLIKISESHYAATWLLHPSAPKVELNPELKMRIKLFKEVL